CTACTATAAAATAGCGCATTAGTAATTCTCCTTTTGAATATTTTTTGTAGGAATTTGCACTACAAAGCAAGTCGACGTATCACTTGTTACGTGAATATTTCCTTGAAGATTTTCAACAATTGTTTTTGTATGGGAAAGACCGATTCCTGTAGAACCTTGGCCCTGTTCATTAAACTTGGATGTATAGCCTGCATCAAAAATGATCGGAATGAGCGCTGCTTCAATACCAACTCCATTATCTTCTACAATAAAAGAAGTCATATCCTGGTCGACTACAACATTCAGCGTAATATATCCGCTTTCTTCAATTGCCTCCACAGCATTTGCCATTAAATTATTCAATATAGCAAATAGTGCAATATGGTCTTTTGTTTGAAAATCATCTGGGCAAATCAGTGTAAAGGAAATCGATTTGTTTAAATAGGTGGCATAATTTTCATTTGCTTCCACAATAAAACTTAGTAAATCAGACAACAGAAAATTTGACGGGTAGTTTCTCGTCGTAATTTTAGAGAGCCCGGCATGAATACGCTCATTGTCTTTTTTTACTTCATGGATTTCCTGGGCAATATGTAAAGCTTCAGAAGCTAGCTGCAATTCGTTTGATTTCAGCTTTTTGTAAAGCTGGTAACTGTTTGCTGTAAGCTGCTCAATTTGGTGCATCGTTTTTTGAAGATACAATGCTTCTACATATAACTCCGAATGAATCGTCATGAGCTGTTTCAGCTGTTTTTTCTGTTCTGACATCGTAATCATGCTGTAAATGCCTACAACAAAATAGCTGCGTAACAATCCAACGAGGATGAACAGTAAAAAAGAAGTAAACGTTTCCTGATCAGAAACAAGTAGAATGTCCGTTAAAACGTGTTCAATCGTGTTCGATATTACTTCAAATGCTGTTGCCAATAAACCGAGCACAAGCGGTTGTTTTTTTAACTCGTCCAGCGGAATTAGTTTGAAGCATAGTGCAAAAACTATATAAAAAGCACCGGCCGGCAAATGTTCAAAGATATGAGTAAGGAAGCTTTGTCCATAAATAAAAATATCCAGTAATGAACGACCGAAAATGACGATTAGTGCAGTCAATAAACCAGTAGATACAATCGGTAATGGACGAATCAGTAAAGCGAAAAAGAAAATAATGCTCCCTAAACCGAAACGAAAAGGTCCTTCTTCAAAAGGAATTATTTTAATTTCGCCACCAATAGCAGTCAATAAACCGACGAGTAGCATAAATAAGAATAATTTAGTTGTTTTAATATATGGCTGAGTCGATTCCAATTTTGATATACCGCCCTTTACATATATGACATAGTAATTAATTGTACAAGAAAGTTGTCTATAAATACAAAAAAGTACTATTTCCATCAAATAGAAATAGTACCTTAAGGTGAATTTAGATATAAAAAAACCGCTCAACTAATGTAGCGGATAAAAGTTCAAAAATGGAGGAGGTAGAGGGATTCGAACCCCCGCGCGGTGTTACCCGCCTGTCGGTTTTCAAGACCGATCCCTTCAGCCAGACTTGGGTATACCTCCAAAATATAAAATGTCTTTTCGACAAAGATTAATTTACCACGGAATGAGATTTGCGTCAATAATTTTTTCGGGAAAATTATAAGCTGATTAAATAGAGAAAACGAGATATCCAAATTTATAGAGGATGTCTCGTTTTACTATTGATTTATTTTTTTGAGGCATAAACTTTATTCGATGAATTTTTTAAAAAGCTTAAAATATTTTCAATGAATGGTTCTGTTTTTTCGATTTGAGTCCAGTGCCCACATTCATTAAATACATGTAGTTGTGCGTGAGGTAGTAATTGAATTAATCGATAGCTTGTTTCTTCGATTGGAATCACTTGGTCATTCAGGCCATGGAAAATTAATGTTTCAATCTCAATTTGCTTAATCTGCTCATCTTCTAAAGCCATTTCATCTAACATTTTTTGACGCGGTTCCGGGAACATTGCCGAGAACGCATCTCTTACATCAGGGCGCATGCTCGCTTCATAGCGCATGCGAACAAGTTCCTCATTATTTGCAGCTGCTTGATCGTACGAGAACAATTTAATAAGCTCTTTCATTGTTTCTAAACTTGGTTCATAGCCCCACACACGGTCTAGACCATCAGAAATTGGATGCTTTGTGCCAACACTACCCATTAAGATTAATTTTTTTACTAAATCTGGTCTGCGATATGCGATATGAAGAGACAATGCACCACCAAATGAATTACCAACTAAATAAACGGGTTCATCAGCAACCTTTTCAATAAAGCCAATTAAGTGCTCCACCCATAGCTCAATATTGTAATTATTGTCTGCTAATTTATCGGTTTCACCAAAACCGATAACATCCGGCGCTAAAACTCTATACGATTCACTAAGACGTGGGATAACTAAACGCCAGTTTGCAAGTGCAGACACACCAGGTCCTGATCCATGTATTAAAATGATTGTTTCACTTCCAGTACCTTCTTCATGATAGTGTGTGTTAACACCATTGATATTTAAATAGTTTGAACTAATGTTCAATTCAGCCACTCCTTTTTTGTTAATTGTATTGAGAATTAATTAGAAAGTAGAAAACAAGGTCCATCTTTCTAATAAGTTATATTTCTAAGGTTTAACAAGTTCTCCAGATTTAATAGGAGTACCATATTGGAAGAATTCCTGCGGTAAGGTAGAACCATGCCAAATAATAGATTTTTCTAAATCTTTACCTTTCCATTCCACAGTTCTCCAAGAAGGATCAAAAATTTGATAGCCTGGGTCACCGAATAATTCTACACGGTTTCCACCTGGTTCCATTACATACAAGAATGCAGCTTGAGTTACGCCATGCTTACCTGGACCGGCTTCAATATTATAGCCAGCTTCAATTAATAGGTCTGCAACATCTGATAAATGCTGAGGGAATCCGTACCAATAGCAAATATGGTGCAGGCGACCTGATTCACCTAATGCATCGCCCATAATTGCAATGTCATGAACTAAATTACTTACACTTAACCATGCAGCTATGGAAGAATCGTCGTCCGCTACGATGCGTTCACGTAAGTTAAAACCAAGCACCTCTTTTAAGAACTCAACGTTTTTGTCAGTATCGCTTGCTAATAAGTTGATATGGTCTAAGCGACGAACCGGCACACCGCGATTTGGACGTTTTTGCGGGCGATTTAATAATGGTGTTTTTTGGTCTTCAGGGGCTTCATAATACTCAACATCCCATAGAAGCTCAATTTTATGACCGTCTGGAGTTGTAAATTGGTATGCACGACCGTGACCGACATCTCCTTCAATCCAACCAATCCCATATCCAGTTTTTTCGATTTCAGCTACACGGCGCTCTAATGCTTGAGCAGAAGTAGCTCTTAAAGCAATATGACCTAAACCAGCTTCATCATTTTCTGTAATGATTAACGTGTTATGGTAATGATCCTCGTAAGCACGCATATAAACTGAGTTACCTCGACGACCTACTTCATCCATACCAAGAATATTTTTGAAGAATTCTACCGATTCCTCTAATTTAGGGCTGTAAATTTCAAAGTGTGCAAGTTGTGCAACGTCAAACATAGGCTCTTTTGTCATATTAAATTCCTCCACTTTTCATAAGTTTATTTTTTATAGTAAAATTCATAGTTTTGAATTTACCAAGTCGGATGTCCTTTGAATCCAAGAATTGCGCTTCCGTATCCGGCCATTGCATCTTCGTATTGATGTGTTGGGTGAGCAGCAACGGTAAGAATATCTCGAACAAATCTTTCTGTTCCATCACTCTTGTAGACTGAGTTACCACCAAGCGTGATTAAAATACGAGTGGCCATTTCTGCAGAAGTTTTTGCAATATAGCCGCGAATTGCAAATAACTGTTCGCGTTCTTCTTCATCTAAAACGCGGATACCCTCATCCTGGTAACGGTGCAAGCGATCTGCATAATCTTTTGCTAAAGCTTTTAAAGCAGTTAGTTGTATATTTAATTCTGCAAGTGTCCGCTGTGCCGTACCTGCATTTTTTTCATTTGTATTATTGTTGAAAATACGAACACGATGTTCTGTTTTTTCTTTAAAGTTTCGTATTAAGCGTTCCACACCACCAATTGCTACATGTGAGAAACCAGCTAAGAAGAATGCAAGATAGGGAACATTGAAAATTTGGTAATCCGGTTCGTAATTGCCGTCCGGTGCAGTTGCCCCATTCACTACTCGAGTTACCGGAAAAACATAATTTGCTGGAACGTAGACATTATCTAACTTTACAGCGTTGCTGCCTGTTCCCCGTAAACCTAGGGAATCCCAGTTTTCAACAATTTCAAAATCTTTTTTATGGACAATAAACAGGCCAAATTCTGGTTCTGTCCCATCGTGCAATTGATGAATAGCGCCTAGTGCAACCCAGTCGCAGTATGGAATGCCGCTGCAGAAGTTCCATGTTCCTGATATACGATATCCTTCACCATCATTTACGACCTTACCAATCGGAGCAAATACATCGGCCATTAATTCCCCAGTGCCGAATAGCTCTTCCCGACCTTGTTTGTCTAAAAAAGCTGGCCAAGTTTCATGAATAATAGCAAAGTATGTTAACCATGCTGCTGAAACATTATAGTTCGCTACAGTTCGGATAATATCCCCAAATGTATAGTAGTCTAAATCTTGCCCACCATATGCTTTTGGTCTAAGTAACTTGTGGAAGCCGGCTTCTTTTACCTTTTCCATGACTTCATCCGGTAATTTTCTATCAAAATCAGTTTGATCTGCATATTTCTCTGCTAACTCACCTACTTCTTTTGCCTTTTGGAGTAGTTCTTCACGATTCAATGTCTTTTCAAGAAGTGCCAAAGAATTAATTGTCATATAAATCCTCCTTTTTAATTTGTAAGCGTTATCACAGCATCTTGTCGTACTGGTTATCTATTATTATAATTATCTGAATTTATTGAGATAGCTATTTAAAGTACGGAAAAACGTATTTTTTTAGAATATTTAGACTAAATACGTTTTATTAGGGTTGGGGGAATGAGTAATAATAGTTATTTAACGCTCTATTCATGCTGTTAATATTCTTTACTGATTTTAAAAAAAGCCTTAGAAAGTAAAAAATGCTACTTTCTAAGGCTTTAAGAACTTTTAAATTCATGGTAAGGGGGACTTTAAAATATAATTTGGTTTTTAACTTTTAATACTTTTAATGCCATATAGACAGAGAAAAGGCGCTTTGTATCATCTAAGCCAATATTTAAAATTTCGCTGATTTTAGATAAGCGGTACCTTAATCCACTAATAGACATGGAAAGAGCTTTCGCGGTTTTATTGATATTAATGCCATTCTCAATATAGGTATAAATCGTTTTTGTTAAATCGTAATCTTTGTCTATCTCCAATAATTTTCCTAATTGTTGCATTACAAAGCGATCGATTAGAACCTCGTCTTTAATTTGGAAAAGTACGCCTTCAATTTCCAGATCTTCATAGAAACAAATATGCTTTTCTGGGTTTTTTGCCTTTAACGCTGCCAATGTCTCGTTGTATAAAATATTGATTTGGCTCAAATCTTCTATAACCGTACTTGCTCCTATATAAAATTCGTAACTTTTAAAACGACGTAAGCAGTATTTTAGTAACTGGTTTATAAATGTGTGGGGCACTGTATTTAACCTTTTAAATGTTGGATATTCAATTAAGATAATGAGTTTATCGGTCTTTTGCGAGACAAGGGCATTAATATTTCTTTCATTTAAAAATAGGATAATTTGTCTGATCAACTCTTCGTTTACTTCTATTTCATCACTAATATTAGAATGATTTAATGTTCTTTCTAATGTAAGCAACCAATAGGATTCAGTAGGCGGAAAATTGAGGTAATGAGCAATTTTATAAATTTCATCTTGCTCTAATTTACCATCCAATACATCGCTTAAAAAACTTCGCTTTATATTCTGTTCCGTACCAATTTTAATATTTTCATTTAGTAAAATGACAGATGCTGTTAAAGCAGTTTTGTCGATAATCATGTATTCTAATTCCGTTGGTTTTTTCCCCGTCTGATATATAAATGAACAATAACCTTTAATTTGCTCTTCAAAATAAATAGGGGTTCTAAGTATTCCCAGTTCAGGTGTAATAGTTATAAATTCAGTAGTATCAATATCAATTTTTTCCAACTCAAAATCGATCATGACATCTGCTGATTTTATAATCACTTCATTCGTCTCGTTTTCAATGAATATTGGTAAACCGGTTGATTCATTTAATAGATTGACGATTTTTTGGAGCCCTTGCTTTGATAAAAGTGCATGGGTTAATTTTCGTTGAACTTCATTTGCTTGTTTTAAATAATCACGCTCTATTTTCAGTTTTGCTGTTATTTCGTCTAGCTCTTGAATTATGCTAGTTGACTGGTAATAGCTGTATTCGTGTTCTTGATGACCCCATTCTTCGAGAGGCATGCAAATTACTTTACATTGCTCATACCCCATTGCACGACACTCCACCTCTTTTACAAGAATGGTCTTTTCTAATACCGTGGATAAATAGCCACTTGCATAACCACATAGTGTATGGCAAATTGGACGATCACTTAAGTTCCCATCTGCCAAAAACTCATCGGCCTCAAAAGAATTCTCCCAAATAACGTCTATTTTTTTTAAATAATTCTTCTCATCATAATGAATGTCAGATACGCTTACTCGATCAACATAGCCGTGCAACATATGAAATTTTGTACCGCCTAAAATCAATTCCAGCTCATCCTCGTAGTGGTATAACTTTGCTTTTCTAGCATCGCTAACACCACAATGCCAACCATATCGAACAAAAACGCCTTTCGAGCGATCTTCTCCTATAATTGACAGTAGTTCTTTTTTTAATGCTGTTCTTGCAGTAGTTGGAATTGTTATCATTCGATCATAAAATGCTGTTAAAGCCTCATCTTTAGGTAAATGAAATACGTCATTTAAATTTTTTCGCTTTAAATTCATAATGATCCCCCTGGCTTAATTAAGTTTTTTAAACGATTTACGCTAAAAAAATTCAGAATTAGCTATTTAATGTGTGAATATTCTTTCTTTTCACTATGCTATCATTTATTTGTGAAGTTCTAAACGTTGAGTTTTTTGGACCTAGGGGGATTTATGTATTGAAAGTTTTAACCTGTAAAGTGTGGAAACTAATTTTCCAGAATTGTTTCCAGTTCAAATTTTTGAATATTTAAAATAATATCATCTATTAAAAGACAGGTAAATGCTACTTTCAACTTAAATTTGAGAGCGTTTACAAATTCTATGTCTTACTAGTTTTGACAAAAGGAGGATTAATGAATGTCAAATTTAAAAGTTGCTATTTTAGGCTCAGGTAATATCGGTACGGATTTAATGAAAAAAATAATGCGTTCATCCAACTTAGAATTAGTAGCAGTAATTGGTATTGATCCAGAATCAGATGGTTTACGCAAAGCGCATGAAGCTGGATTTCAAACCTTTCACACAGGGTTAGATGGATTTTTGGATGCCGGTGTGAAAGTTGAAGCTGTATTCGATGCGACAAGTGCCTATACACATATAAAGCATGCTGAACAATTACGGGCACATAACATCCGTGCCATTGACTTAACTCCTGCAGCAATTGGTCCGCTAATTGTACCTACTGTTAACCTTCATGCTCATCCAAATGCAGACAATGTAAATATGGTGACATGTGGAGGGCAAGCGACAATACCGATTATTCATGCAGTTTCCAAATTATATAATGTCGAGTATGCCGAAATCGTGGCAACTATTGCAAGTAAAAGTGCGGGTCCTGCAACTCGTGCAAACATCGATGAATTTATAGCGACAACTTCGCGGGCAATCGAGCTTGTAGGTGGTGCTAAGAAAGGAAGAACCGTTCTGATTTTAAACCCTGCGGAACCGCCGATTATGATGAATGACACCATTCATTTATTAGTGGATCGACCTGTAGAGGAAGATACTCTTTATGAAGCGCTAGTTCAAGCGGAACAAGCCGTTCAGCAGTATGTTCCCGGCTATCGTCTTAAGTCTCGCCCATTTGTGGAGGGGAATCGAATTTCAGTATTTTTAGAAGTTGCGGGTGCTGCAGACTACCTACCTGCTTTTGCTGGAAACTTAGATATTATTACAGCGGCATCGATTAAAATTGCCGAGGAATGGGCGAAGTCAAAAGCATTATTATAACGGGAGGGATTACTGATGAAACGAGATGTCATACTAACAGAGGTCGCTTTACGAGATGGCAGTCATGCGATGCGTCACCAATTCACAGAAGCCCAGGTGCGTGCTGCAGTTGCTGGTTTAGATGCAGCAAATATACCTTATATCGAAGTTGCACATGGTGATGGATTAGGTGGCTCAACGATTCAATATGGCCGCTCTTTAACAGATGAATTCAAATTAATTGAAGCGGCAGTAGAAACAGCAAAGCATGCAAAAATTGCGGTGTTATCATTACCTGGTATTGCAACGAAGCCGGATATTAAGCGAGCAGCCGATTTAGGTGTTTCGATGGTACGTGTAGCAACACATGTCACAGAGGCGGATGTATCTTTAAAACATCTTGCTTATGCGAAAGAGTTAGGCTTGGAAACAGTGGGGTTTTTAATGATGTCGCATATGGCAGAGTCAAGAGCAATTGTAGAACAGGCAAAAATTATGGTAAATGGCGGAGCAGATGTCATATATATTGTAGATTCTGCGGGTGCTTTATTACCAAATCAAGTAATGGATCGCGTACAGGCGTTAAAACAGGAAATTGCTGTACCGATAGGATTCCACGCGCATAATAATTTATCTTTAGCTGTTGCAAATTCATTGGCAGCAATTGAAGCCGGTGCTGAACGTATTGATGGTAGCATTCGTTGCTTAGGTGCGGGTGCCGGTAATACGCAAACAGAAGTTTTTGTTAGCGTACTAGATAAAATGGCCATTCAAACTGGGGTGGACCTTTATAAAATAATGGATGTTGCAGAGGAAATCATTGCGCCTATTTTACCGCAACCACAAGAGATTACGAGAGGCAGTCTTGTACTTGGTTATGCTGGAGTGTATTCAAGTTTCTTATTACATGCCCAAAAAGCAGCTGAAAAGTTCGGGGTTGATTCACGGGATATTTTAATGGAAATCGGTAGACGAAAAGCTGTAGGTGGCCAGGAAGATATGATTTTGGAAGTTGCAGCAGAGTTACAGAAAGCTTAATTAGAAATTGGAAATTATATTCAAATATACAATCTTAAATTTAAATGAGGAGGTTATAAAAATGGATGATCGTTTATTTAGAGATGCAATGGGGAAGTTTGCGACAGGTGTTACAGTAATTCTAACAGAAACAGAGGGTGAGCCACATGGTATGACAGCTAATGCTTTCATGTCTGTCTCACTTACACCGAAATTAGTTGTTATTTCAATTAAGGAAAATGCACGTATGCTTGCTAAGATTCAAGATTCAAAGAAATTTTCTGTTAACATATTGGCAGAAAATCAAGAAGATATTTCAAAAATATTTGCTGGGCAAATTAAAGACCAGCAAGTTTCATTTGAACGTTTAGCAGATGTTCCTGTTATTCCAGGAGCATTAGCACAAGTTTCGTGCGAGGTATCAGCTGAGTATATTGAAGGTGATCATACATTATTTATCGGTAAGGTAAATGATATTACGATTACAGATGGCGATCCATTGCTATACTTTGCAGGTAAATATCGTAATTTAAGTACATTAGTAGAGGCTTAATCTATTAAAAATAAACTTAGATTATAGAAAGGTAGGTTGTTGGATGAAGACGCATTTTATTAATAGTCAAAATTTGCACTTGATTCAAAAACAGGCAACTTCTTGCGTAATGGCACTCGGTTATTTTGATGGGATCCACCTTGGACATCAGCAAGTGATAAAGACAGCTCGTGAAGAAGCGAGTAAGCGCGGACTACCATTAGCAGTAATGAGTTTTCGTCCACATCCTATCGATGTTTTATCTAAGGGGCAAAGCATAGTACCGCACTTAACAACTCCTTGTGAAAAAGAAAAACGGCTTAAACAGCTTGGTGTTGATTTATTTTATCTGGTGGATTTTACATTGGCGTTTGCTGCGCTCACATCTAGTCAATTTGTAGAAGATTATTTAATGAAACTTGATGTTGTCCATGCAGTAGCAGGATTTGATTTTTCCTACGGTGTGAAGGGTGTAGCTAAACTCTCGCAAATAGTGGCTGATTCCAATGGGGAAATTACGGTTACGAAAGTAGAATGCATTGATTATGATGGTGAAAAAATCAGCTCAAGTGCGATTCGTCAACGTTTACTTGCGGCCGCTGTTCATGAAATCCCCCACTTCTTAGGAGATCACTTTAATTCCAAGGTGCATTGGGACGGTAATAAATTTCAGCAAATTGAAAAGACAATGTTGCCATCTGCAGGTATTTATAAAGTAATTTTAGAACTGCCGAATAAACAATTAAGAACATATATTTCAATTGATGCAGCAGGTCAAATCCAACGAATGGAACGGCAAAGACGTCTGCCAAAGGGGATTTTTTCTATTCACTGGTTGCAGCAAGTTGAAAAAGCGGTTCCATCAAAAGCAATTTAAATGAAAGGAGTAGTGAATATGACAGAGGGATTGATGTCAAAAGCTATAGAATTATTAGATAGGGCTTATGAAAAGCATACTTCCGTTTCAGAACCTCTTTCTATATTAAACCCTCTGATGACAATTGATGAGGCTTATGCAATTCAGATTCAGAGAGTTGAAGCAGCTACAAGCAAGGGTGAAGTGATTTCAGGGAAAAAAATTGGCTTAACATCTTTAGCAATGCAAAATTTACTAGGAGTGGACCAGCCAGACTATGGGCACCTTTTTCACTCAATGGAAGTTCCGAATGAAGGCATCGTTTCACTTAGTAAACTGTTTCAACCAAAAATTGAGGGTGAAATTGCCTTTGTACTAAAAAAAGATTTAGTAGGACCAAATGTTACAGTTGAGGATGTTTTAGATGCGACAGATTATGTAATAGCGGCCATTGAAATTGTAGATAGCCGAATTAAAGATTGGAAAATAAGTCTTGTAGATACAGTAGCGGATAATGCATCATGCGGATTATATGTACTAGGGTCAAAGAAAGTTAATGTGAACGATATTGATTTAAAAGCAATTCATATGGAACTTATAAAAAACGATGAATTAATTAATGAAGGAAAAGGGACGGATGTATTAGGGGATCCAGCATTTTGTGTTGCTTGGTTAGCGAATAAATTACATGAATACAACGTTACATTAAAATCTGGTGAAGTCATTTTATCTGGGGCTTTATCTGCTGCTGTTGTAGCAGAGCCTGGTGACAAATTTACAGCATCATTTAATACGCTTGGTGAAGTGAAAGTCCAATTTATCAAGTGAAAGTGATGATGTGAAATATTTAAAGGACATTCTAGAGTATAGTTCTGCTAGCGTTGGGAAAATTTAATTGAAGCAATTCATTGCAATTTGATAGCTTGCTTAGTATACTAATACTTGCCGTGCTAGATGGGGAGGTAGCGGTGCCCTGTAACTTGCAATCCGCTCTAGCAAGATTGAATTCCTTTTCTGAGGCTGTCCGTATTGTTTGGTCTGCCTTTTGCACGTAGTGTTGACGGTTGGGTCCTGCGCAATAAGTACCCATGAACCATGTCAGGTCCGGAAGGAAGCAGCATTAAGTGGTATCACTTATGTGCCGCGGGGTAGCCTAACCCGAGCTGGCGACAAGAGTAACGCTTATGTGCGGCAGTCGAAGAAAGGTGCACGGTATTAAATTACCATTTCAAACGCATCCATCATTTATTGGTGGGTGCGTTTTTTATATGAAAAAGAGAGTTTATTGCCCTCATTTCAAAAGAGATTATACGTAGTTTATGCTATACTTAATGTATGTATTTTTAAATGGAAGGGAGAGGGGAAAGGTTGACATATCAAGCGTTTTATCGTGTTTATAGACCCCAGTCATTTAGAGAAATGTCAGGTCAGACACATGTAAAGAGGACCCTTCAAAATGCTCTCCTCGCAAGCAAGACAACACATGCCTATTTATTTTCCGGTCCTCGAGGAACAGGGAAAACGAGTACAGCTAAAATTTTCGCGAAAGCATTGAACTGTGAAAATGCCCCGGCAAGTGAGCCATGCAATGAATGCCCTACATGTCTAAGTATTACTGAAGGTTCACATACAGATGTAATCGAATTTGATGCTGCTTCCAATTCAAGAGTGGAAGAAATGCGTGATATTA
This sequence is a window from Solibacillus isronensis. Protein-coding genes within it:
- a CDS encoding 2-keto-4-pentenoate hydratase, producing MTEGLMSKAIELLDRAYEKHTSVSEPLSILNPLMTIDEAYAIQIQRVEAATSKGEVISGKKIGLTSLAMQNLLGVDQPDYGHLFHSMEVPNEGIVSLSKLFQPKIEGEIAFVLKKDLVGPNVTVEDVLDATDYVIAAIEIVDSRIKDWKISLVDTVADNASCGLYVLGSKKVNVNDIDLKAIHMELIKNDELINEGKGTDVLGDPAFCVAWLANKLHEYNVTLKSGEVILSGALSAAVVAEPGDKFTASFNTLGEVKVQFIK